The Meriones unguiculatus strain TT.TT164.6M chromosome 1, Bangor_MerUng_6.1, whole genome shotgun sequence genome has a segment encoding these proteins:
- the LOC110563979 gene encoding olfactory receptor 5A1-like — MDVKRNITMVTDFILLGFLECPQLQAVLFALFLGTYLVTLAGNLGLIVLIRMFSHLHTPMYFFLSNLSFVDVSYTSSIAPKMLYDFFRERKSISFVGCATQLFFFIGMGSSECCLLAAMAYDRYAAISSPLLYPSLMSPTICVGMVITAYAGGFLTGLVETSSIFQLRFCGSPVINHFFCDLPPLTSLSCSSTFISQVVNFLVVCGVGGASALVVFVSYGYIIAAVMKIHSTHGQMKAFNTCASHLTTVVLFYGSGLFSYLHSKAGYSQDKDKVVSVFYGAVIPMLNPIIYSLRNKEIKEALKKLKERKKQVSCLCYIVT, encoded by the coding sequence ATGGATGTGAAAAGAAACATTACCATGGTGACTGATTTCATTCTTTTGGGATTTTTAGAGTGTCCCCAGCTGCAGGCTGTCCTCTTTGCGTTGTTTCTGGGGACCTACCTGGTGACCCTGGCTGGAAACCTGGGCCTCATTGTCCTGATCAGAATGTTCTCACATCTCCAcacccccatgtacttcttccttagtaacctgtcctttgttgatgtCTCATACACCTCCTCCATAGCTCCCAAGATGCTCTACGATTTCTTTAGGGAGCGGAAGTCCATCTCCTTCGTAGGCTGTGCTACCCAGCTTTTCTTCTTTATCGGCATGGGAAGTAGTGAGTGCTGTCTCCTGGCTGCCATGGCATATGACAGATATGCTGCAATCTCCAGCCCTCTACTCTATCCATCCCTCATGTCGCCCACCATCTGTGTGGGGATGGTCATCACAGCAtatgcaggagggttcctcactggtttggtggaaaccagctccatattCCAGCTTCGTTTCTGTGGGTCTCCGGTTATTAACCATTTTTTCTGTGACTTGCCACCCCTAACGTCTTTGTCTTGCTCTAGTACTTTTATCAGCCAGGTAGTGAACTTCCTGGTTGTGTGTGGAGTTGGTGGGGCATCAGCCCTGGTTGTCTTCGTCTCCTATGGCTACATCATCGCTGCCGTCATGAAGATTCATTCAACCCATGGGCAGATGAAGGCTTTCAACACCTGTGCCTCTCATCTGACTACGGTGGTTCTCTTCTATGGCTCTGGTCTCTTCTCATACCTCCACTCCAAGGCTGGCTACTCACAGGACAAAGATAAGGTGGTGTCCGTGTTCTATGGGGCAGTGATCCCCATGTTGAACCCTATCATCTACAGCCTGAGGAACAAGGAGATCAAAGAAGCACTGAAGAAACTcaaggagaggaagaagcaggtgtCCTGTCTGTGCTATATAGTTacttag
- the LOC110563982 gene encoding macrophage-expressed gene 1 protein-like translates to MLSTMNSLIVTILMWTTMAFAETDTSLEEIPDAGFRKCQDALHLPVLEVLPGGGWDNLRNIDMGRVMELTYTNCKTTEDGMYLIPDQVFTIPQKESNVDMNSEILDSWENYRSITSFSINMNFDYNLKVNGKFSTEFQRVKTNQVKDRTVTTRVQVRDLVYTVKNNPSAELSLGFKKELMEICDRLEKNEIKTANYLAELLVLNYGTHVITSVDAGAVLVQEDHISSSFLKNSEGTRVAVTASAGLTFAKMVNFNTGMDFAYKNTLATGYLANRTNSRVQSIGGIPFYPGITLETWQKGIINHLVAIDRVGLPLHFFIKPDKLPDFPQHVLEKLSKTVETAVKSYYNFNTYPGCTNVDSPNFDFQANMDDGSCDGKMAISPFGGVYQVCSQYSGHNNLSLCSNLEQKNPLSGDYSCPSGYTSVHLLSQTHEEGYHDKECKQKCTLKIFCRMVCKDVFRVAKAEYRAYWCAATGQESENSGLLFGGVFTDKSINPVTNEQSCPTSYFPLNLFENLKVCVSLDHEVGPKFSIPFGGFFSCTMGNPLYNTITSGVLEESFLRKCPGGFSQQLATIIDGCQVSYCVKAGIFTKSSLAPVRLPPYTQLPIMSQVANNSIVMTSGEGARPWVKDSYTQQWRLEDSSKLDSSSLSAGAAAGITIGVILALGLLIAMAIYGKLRFKKSEYEIGRKVLLPFPRARVTPDGVQDPSPA, encoded by the coding sequence ATGCTCAGCACCATGAACAGCCTCATTGTCACTATCCTCATGTGGACCACAATGGCGTTTGCTGAAACAGACACGTCTCTTGAAGAGATCCCTGATGCCGGTTTTCGAAAGTGCCAGGATGCTTTACATCTGCCTGTTCTGGAAGTGCTACCTGGAGGTGGCTGGGATAACCTGAGGAATATAGACATGGGACGGGTGATGGAACTGACATACACCAACTGTAAGACCACTGAAGACGGAATGTACCTCATCCCCGATCAAGTCTTCACTATTCCTCAGAAGGAGAGCAACGTGGATATGAACTCGGAGATCCTGGATTCCTGGGAGAATTACCGCAGCATCACCTCCTTTTCCATCAACATGAATTTCGATTATAATCTCAAGGTCAACGGCAAGTTCTCGACTGAGTTCCAAAGAGTGAAGACCAATCAGGTGAAGGACAGGACTGTAACTACAAGAGTTCAGGTGAGagacctggtctacacagtgaaaaaCAACCCAAGCGCAGAGCTCAGCTTGGGGTTTAAGAAAGAGCTCATGGAAATCTGTGACCGTCTAGAGAAAAACGAGATAAAGACGGCCAACTACCTGGCAGAACTCTTGGTCCTCAACTACGGCACACACGTAATCACGAGTGTGGATGCTGGGGCTGTGCTGGTTCAGGAGGATCACATCAGCTCCTCCTTCCTTAAGAACAGTGAGGGAACCCGTGTGGCTGTGACTGCATCTGCTGGACTGACCTTTGCAAAGATGGTGAACTTCAACACCGGGATGGATTTTGCCTACAAGAATACCTTGGCCACAGGCTACCTTGCTAACAGAACCAACTCCAGGGTGCAGAGCATTGGAGGGATTCCGTTCTACCCGGGCATCACCTTAGAAACCTGGCAGAAGGGCATCATTAACCACCTGGTGGCAATAGACCGTGTTGGCCTGCCTCTGCACTTCTTCATCAAGCCTGACAAGCTGCCTGATTTTCCACAGCATGTGCTGGAGAAGCTGTCCAAGACAGTGGAAACTGCTGTGAAAAGCTATTACAACTTTAACACGTACCCGGGCTGCACAAATGTTGACTCTCCCAACTTCGATTTTCAAGCCAATATGGATGATGGCTCCTGTGATGGTAAAATGGCTATCTCTCCATTTGGAGGGGTTTATCAAGTGTGTTCTCAATACTCAGGGCACAATAACCTTTCCCTTTGCTCAAATTTGGAGCAGAAGAATCCACTCAGTGGTGATTATTCTTGTCCCTCTGGCTACACCTCTGTCCATCTGCTGTCTCAGACCCATGAAGAAGGTTACCATGACAAGGAGTGTAAACAGAAATGCACCCTCAAGATCTTCTGTAGGATGGTGTGTAAAGATGTGTTCCGAGTAGCCAAGGCTGAATATAGAGCTTATTGGTGTGCGGCCACTGGCCAAGAATCTGAAAACTCAGGACTTCTCTTTGGGGGAGTCTTCACTGACAAGAGCATCAACCCCGTGACAAATGAACAGTCATGCCCGACCAGTTACTTTCCACTGAACCTGTTTGAAAACCTCAAGGTATGTGTTTCTCTGGATCACGAGGTGGGGCCCAAATTTTCAATCCCCTTTGGTGGGTTCTTCAGCTGTACAATGGGGAACCCCTTGTATAACACTATCACGTCTGGAGTCTTAGAGGAGTCATTTCTGCGAAAGTGTCCTGGGGGCTTCAGCCAACAGCTGGCCACTATCATCGATGGATGCCAAGTATCCTATTGTGTCAAAGCTGGGATCTTTACAAAATCATCCTTGGCCCCCGTCAGGCTCCCACCTTACACTCAGCTACCTATTATGAGTCAGGTTGCCAACAACTCCATTGTAATGACAAGCGGAGAGGGTGCCAGACCCTGGGTTAAGGACTCCTACACCCAGCAGTGGAGGCTGGAGGACTCGTCGAAACTGGACAGTAGTAGCCTATCAGCAGGTGCAGCTGCTGGAATCACAATTGGGGTTATCTTGGCACTAGGGCTTTTAATTGCCATGGCCATCTATGGCAAACTGAGGTTTAAGAAGAGTGAATATGAAATAGGAAGAAAGGTGCTTCTCCCTTTTCCAAGAGCTAGAGTCACCCCTGATGGGGTACAGGATCCAAGTCCAGCTTAA